The region CTACAGGAATTAATTGCTGAACACTCTGAACATAAAATTCCAATTGTTGCGAAAATCGAAATGCCTGAAGCATTAGAAAACATAGATAAAATCATTGCTTATTGCGATGGACTGATGGTAGCACGTGGTGATTTAGGTGTAGAACTTCCTGCTCACGAAGTGCCATTAGTTCAAAAAGATTTAATTCGTAAAGCCAAAATAGCCCGTATACCGGTAATTGTAGCCACTCAAATGATGGAAACCATGATTACTAGCTTAACTCCAACAAGAGCGGAAGTAAACGACGTGGCTAACTCTGTAATGGACGGTACCGATGCCGTAATGCTTTCTGGTGAAACTGCCACTGGTAATTATCCGGTTCAGGTGATTCAAAGAATGACTCAAATTATTGAGGCTGTCGAAGATTCTCCGCTTATCAACGTACCACAAAACACACCACAAATAAAAACCAAACGTTTTATCACTAAAACTATTTGTCAAAGTGCCGCTCTTATGGCCAATACAATCAAAGCTAAAGCAATTTGCACGTTGACTAACAGCGGATACACTGCTTTTCAGATTTCTGCCTGGAGACCATCGGCTCATATTTTAGTTTTCACTTCAAACAAAAGAATTCTTACCCAACTTAATTTACTTTGGGGAGTAAAATCATATTATTACGACAAAAGAGTAAGTACGGATGACACCGTGACTGACATCAATGAAATTGTAAAAGAAAAAGGCTACGTAACTACTGGTGATTTTGTCATCAACTTAGCAGCTATGCCTATCAAAGAGAAAGGAATGGTAAATACTCTTAGAGTTTCAGAAATTGAATAACTAAGAATTTTTAACAAATATTTAAACCGCCTCTTAATGATTTTAACGAGGCGGTTTTTTTGTACTAATTTATTTTCATTTATCTTTGATGAAAAACAAATACCATTCAATTATGAATTTCGAATCAAGAAACCCTTTTTTGAACAATAAATCTTTTTCGGCAACATCTGCCACTAGCAAAGATGAAGTGCATCATGCTTCTATTATTGACTATAATCAGGACATGACTTTGTCAGGAACCATCAATAAAACTTTATTGTTGTTTCTATTGCTTACTGCATCGGCTATGGTAACTTGGTGGATGTCATTTAACGGCATCAACGCAATGATTCCTACTATTGGAGGCGCTATTGTAGGATTGATTCTAGTGCTTATCTCAGCTTTTAAGCCACAATATTCTTCTTATTTAGCACCCGGTTACGCCTTATTTGAAGGATTATTCATTGGCGGAATCTCTGCTATTTTTGAAGCCATGTATCCCGGAATAGTGATACAAGCTGTTGGAGCAACATTTGTGACTTTTGCCGTTTGTTTAGGCTTGTATAAATTTAAAATAGTAAAAGTAACCGAGCAGTTTAAATCTGTTGTTGTTGCAGCAACGCTTGCCATAGCAACTTATTATTTAATATCTTGGTTAGTTTCAATGTTTACCAGTTTCCAACCGGTTCATCACGGTAATTCCATGATGAGTATCGGAAT is a window of Flavobacterium acetivorans DNA encoding:
- a CDS encoding Bax inhibitor-1/YccA family protein produces the protein MNFESRNPFLNNKSFSATSATSKDEVHHASIIDYNQDMTLSGTINKTLLLFLLLTASAMVTWWMSFNGINAMIPTIGGAIVGLILVLISAFKPQYSSYLAPGYALFEGLFIGGISAIFEAMYPGIVIQAVGATFVTFAVCLGLYKFKIVKVTEQFKSVVVAATLAIATYYLISWLVSMFTSFQPVHHGNSMMSIGISVFVIIIAALNLFLDFDRIEKGVQEKMPKYMEWFAAMGLMITLVWLYIEFLRLLSKLSSKD
- the pyk gene encoding pyruvate kinase, translating into MITNKKTKIVATLGPACSTRETIKDMIDAGVNVFRVNFSHADYSDVKEKINIIRGLNDEYGYTTAILGDLQGPKLRVGVMNEGVVVNDGDIITFTTAEDIIGTAEKVFMKYKNFPNDVNPGERILLDDGKLIFEIVETDKKTEVIAKVIQGGELKSKKGVNLPNTKISLPAMTEKDIADAIFAIEQKVDWIALSFVKTPQDLKDLQELIAEHSEHKIPIVAKIEMPEALENIDKIIAYCDGLMVARGDLGVELPAHEVPLVQKDLIRKAKIARIPVIVATQMMETMITSLTPTRAEVNDVANSVMDGTDAVMLSGETATGNYPVQVIQRMTQIIEAVEDSPLINVPQNTPQIKTKRFITKTICQSAALMANTIKAKAICTLTNSGYTAFQISAWRPSAHILVFTSNKRILTQLNLLWGVKSYYYDKRVSTDDTVTDINEIVKEKGYVTTGDFVINLAAMPIKEKGMVNTLRVSEIE